ATGGCCACGAAGCGCGCCAAGAAAACCGATGTGGATGTGGTGAGTGCCAGCTCAGCCGAATTGCGAAAGGCCGTCGAGGCGATCGCCATTCAGCCGAAAAGCGGCAAGATCACCCTCCTGACTCGCAAGCTGTTCAATGTCCTGCTGGCCGTGGCCCAGCAAGCCGACGACTCGGGCGATACTTATCGCGCGCTGCTGTCGGATATCGTTGCCAACTCCGCATTCGATTCGAACGATACCGCGCTCGTGAAGGAACACCTGCGCCGCATGGTGTCGGTGCAGGTCGAGTGGAGCACCGGCACGTCGAGCCAGAAGCCCGGCCGCAAGTGGGGGATCTCGACGTTGATCGCGGATGCGGAAATTCTCGAAGACCCGGCCACGCGCCGCGTGTGGGTCGAATTCTCGTTCGCACCGAAGATCAAGAAGAAACTGCTCGATCCAGTCCAGTACGCGCGCCTGAGCCTCCAATTCCAGAGCCAGCTGCGCAGCAGCGCAGGCCTCGCGCTATACGAGATCTGCGTGCGCTACCTGACGAACCCGAGCCACCTGACGATGCGCGAGCCGTGGGAATGGTGGCGGCCGATCCTGTCGGGCACGCCGGACACCGAAGCCGGCGACGAAGCGAAGCGCGAATACAAGTACTTCAAGCGCGACTACCTGCGCCCCGCGATCGCGGAGGTCAACGCGGTCACGAACATCTTCGTCGAGCTGATCGAGCATCGTGAAGGGCGGCGGGTCGCGGAGATCCAGTTCCGCGTCACTGAACGCAAGCAACCGATGCTGGCGCTCGACGAGCATCCGAACGTGTTCGACAGCACGCTGGTCGACCGGATGGTGAAGCTCGGCATTCCGTTGAAGGAAGCGCAGACGCTGTACGCGGATAGCGAAGAAAACCGCATCCGTGCAGCGCTGCAGATGACCGAGCAGCGGATGCGCAGCACGTCGCTGCCGCCGGTGCGCAGCGCGGCTGCGCTGTTCAAGGATGCGCTGAAGAAGGGCTATGCGCCGCCGGTGGAGGCCGTCGACGCGTTGCCGGCCGGCACGACGCCGGGCAAGGCCGCCGCGGCGCAGCCGGACGATCTGAAGGCACGGCTGCTGAGCGAATATGCCGCGTATCGGCGCAAGGAGGCGAAGGCGCTGTACGACGAGCAGGGTGAAGCGGAGCGCGAGGTGGCGCGCGAGTCGTTCGAATCGGAAGCACTGCCGACGATGGGCTCGCATCTGCGCGACGATTGGCGCAAGCGCGGCCTCGACTCCAAGCTGACCGAGACCGCATTCTTCGACTGGCTGGCCCGGAAGACCTGGGGCGAGCCGACCGACGGCGACCTGCTTTCCTTTACGCTGAATCAATCCCGGGCAGCCTGAGCCGCCTGTCCTGCCTGCGGCGGCGCCGGCATCGCCGGGCGCCCGCCGCGTCTGATCAGTCCCACAACAGCATCCGCTCGAGCTGCTCGAGGATCGCGTCACGCTTTTCCTTCGGCAGCCCGCGCAGCCGCAATTCGATGCGGTCTTCCCCATACGACTTCAGATCACCCACCGACTTGCCGCCGAGCTTGATCTCGAGCCGTTGCGCATAGCGCTGACGGCTGGCGGGTTTCGGCGTCTCCTGAGCGGCCGCTCGGCCTTTCACGATGTCGGACACCTGGCGCGTGCTCAGGTCGTCCGACACGATCTTGTTGATCAGCCGCAGCGTCGCATCCGTGCCGCGCGCGTTGTGATAGCGCCCGACCTGATACGCCATGTTCGAACCGAAGCGATCGGGGCGTGCGACCATTTCCTGCATGATCGCTTCCGGCAGCTTGCCGATCGACAGCGCGACGGCGACCGTCGACTCGTCGAGCCCGAGATGTTCGGCCAGTTCCTTTTGACTCTGGAAGTGCTTGTCGTCGAGGAATCGGCGCCACACGACCGCGTTGTCGAACACGGTCTGCGAATCGCGCTGGACGTTCAGGTCGTAGCCGAGCTTGTAGCTCTGGATGCCGATCGGCAGATCAATCACGATCGCCTTGACCGATTCCTTGTTCGCTTCCTTCAGCGCACGCACGCGACGGCCGCCGTCGCTGACGAAATACATGCCCGGATTGTCGTAGTCGGGAATCACGTGAATTGCCTGCTGCTGCCCCTGCTTCGCGAGGTTGACCGCGAGTTCGGCAATCGACGATTTCAGATAGAAGTGCCGCGGGTTGAACGGGCTGTGCTTGATCGCCTTCAGCGAGAGTTCGATCACCTGTCCGGGCGCATAGCGATTCTCGAGACGCCACGCACGGTATTGGGACGATTCGTCCGTCGACGCATCGAGGGTGATGTCCGGCACCGGCGGTGTGACGCTGTCTTTCTTGGCTGATTTCGGTGCTGCAGGTGCGGGCGTTTCCGATTTGACGAGACCGTCGATCGCATTCAGCCGATCGAGGGCCGTGCGCTTTTCACTCGTCGTCATATCCGGTCGCGCCTGGAATCCTTTGGCGAATTGGGAAGGTTTCATGCGAGTCCTTTATGCGCATAAAGTCAGGGCAGCATCGCGACGATCTCGTCGGCGCATGCGCGAATTTCCGCGGCGGCGAGCTTCGCGCCGCGATCGTTCATCTGCAGGACGGTCTGACCGAGCGCCATCGCCTGCTTGTACGCTTCCCGCGTCGGGATTTGCGTCTTGAGCAACGGGAAGCCGAGCTCCTCGAGCGCCCGCTTGAGTTCGCGGGTCAGCATGCGCTTCTCTTCGGTCTTGTTCAGCAGGAATACGGCGCGCAGATCTTCGTTCATGACCTGCGCTTGCTGGATCAGCTTGACCAGGCCAACACTCGACCAGTAATCGGCCGGCGACGACGAAGTCGGGATGACGGCGATCGATGCTGCGAGCAGGACGACGCCGGAGACCTTCTCGGTGATCGACGGCGGGCAATCCACGACGATGATGTCGTAGTCGTTGATGAACTTCTTGATCTCGCGGTGGATCTGGCCGCCAGCTTCGGCAAGATTCACGACAGGGAAAGGGATGCCGGTTTCGCTGTCGCCCGATGCGCTGGACCAGTGGACCAGGGTGTTTTGACCATCGGCGTCGACGACGAGGACGCGCTTCCCTTTTTCGTGAAATGCAGCGCCGAGGTGCATGGCGATCGTGCTTTTGCCGACCCCGCCTTTTTGTTGAGTGACTGCAATGATTTCCGCGGCCAATTTTCACTCCTGTTTTTGGTCGTTGGAATTCTACAGGACGATACTTATATTTCAATGAAATTGTGGTTCCGAAGATGCGGGTTAGCCATTTGGCAGGTAGGTTTATGCGCATAAACGGCTGAGGCGACGGGCGGGTAGCCAAGAACGGAGGTTTGGGTCAACGATTCACGCGAATCGTGGGGTCGCCGGAGCGCATTTGGGAGGCGGGTTTATGCGCATAAACGGGCCGGGGCGACGGATGGATAGCCAAGGAGGATGTTCGCGCGCCAGCGATGCGAGCGAACGCTGCAGGTGCTGCGGGGTAGCGTGTTGCTGCCCGAATGGAGGGGGGCCGATTGCCGCCATCGGTACGGTGTTTCCGTAACTGCCAGGTTGCGTCCGGCGCCGCGCGCGAATGCGTGGGTTTGTGCGCATAAACTTCCGCGGCTCCTGGCGACGGCCGACGACGCGCCTTCGGTTCGAAGTAGGCAATGTACTGGCAAGTCATCGAGCCGCCCACGACGGCGGCTGCGGAACGACGACGACAGCAATGCTTGGATTGCTTTCACGGCTCGCCAAACCGCATACGCTTCCGGGCGTTTATGCGCATAAACCGGCGAGCGTGCTTGTCGTCAACGGTCGTTTCCCGGCGCGATATATAAATCGGCCGTCGCGTACGGCACTCCGGTCGCCGGGAGGACACGCTAGGCGGTTGCGCGTCACCCAATGGCTTGGATGACGTATCCGGCGAAGCGCCACACCTCGGCGCAGGGGCGCTCGATGCGCATAAGGCCGGCGTACGGCGCGCTGGCGCGTCATCGTTGGCACTCGCGCAATCATCGAGGCTCGTAGCAATTGCGCGCACCGTTCGCCACATTGGTCGCAACGACTAGGTGAGACACCCGCGGACAGCGCCCCCGCTTTCCGCTTTATGCGCATAAACCC
The sequence above is drawn from the Burkholderia ubonensis genome and encodes:
- the parA gene encoding ParA family partition ATPase; translation: MAAEIIAVTQQKGGVGKSTIAMHLGAAFHEKGKRVLVVDADGQNTLVHWSSASGDSETGIPFPVVNLAEAGGQIHREIKKFINDYDIIVVDCPPSITEKVSGVVLLAASIAVIPTSSSPADYWSSVGLVKLIQQAQVMNEDLRAVFLLNKTEEKRMLTRELKRALEELGFPLLKTQIPTREAYKQAMALGQTVLQMNDRGAKLAAAEIRACADEIVAMLP
- a CDS encoding ParB/RepB/Spo0J family partition protein; the protein is MKPSQFAKGFQARPDMTTSEKRTALDRLNAIDGLVKSETPAPAAPKSAKKDSVTPPVPDITLDASTDESSQYRAWRLENRYAPGQVIELSLKAIKHSPFNPRHFYLKSSIAELAVNLAKQGQQQAIHVIPDYDNPGMYFVSDGGRRVRALKEANKESVKAIVIDLPIGIQSYKLGYDLNVQRDSQTVFDNAVVWRRFLDDKHFQSQKELAEHLGLDESTVAVALSIGKLPEAIMQEMVARPDRFGSNMAYQVGRYHNARGTDATLRLINKIVSDDLSTRQVSDIVKGRAAAQETPKPASRQRYAQRLEIKLGGKSVGDLKSYGEDRIELRLRGLPKEKRDAILEQLERMLLWD
- a CDS encoding replication initiation protein, with protein sequence MATKRAKKTDVDVVSASSAELRKAVEAIAIQPKSGKITLLTRKLFNVLLAVAQQADDSGDTYRALLSDIVANSAFDSNDTALVKEHLRRMVSVQVEWSTGTSSQKPGRKWGISTLIADAEILEDPATRRVWVEFSFAPKIKKKLLDPVQYARLSLQFQSQLRSSAGLALYEICVRYLTNPSHLTMREPWEWWRPILSGTPDTEAGDEAKREYKYFKRDYLRPAIAEVNAVTNIFVELIEHREGRRVAEIQFRVTERKQPMLALDEHPNVFDSTLVDRMVKLGIPLKEAQTLYADSEENRIRAALQMTEQRMRSTSLPPVRSAAALFKDALKKGYAPPVEAVDALPAGTTPGKAAAAQPDDLKARLLSEYAAYRRKEAKALYDEQGEAEREVARESFESEALPTMGSHLRDDWRKRGLDSKLTETAFFDWLARKTWGEPTDGDLLSFTLNQSRAA